The following proteins come from a genomic window of Suricata suricatta isolate VVHF042 chromosome 5, meerkat_22Aug2017_6uvM2_HiC, whole genome shotgun sequence:
- the VWA5B2 gene encoding von Willebrand factor A domain-containing protein 5B2 isoform X1, giving the protein MPGLYCPSSWTPLPLTDSWVRACANGPCLSLRARLTYHNPQPQPVDGVFVYPLAEAEVVSGFEAEAAGRRVSFQLQSRRRLQAACCRALGPALGASTPRRCAQGHLVLDLAQARSTLVLPTGLINAAGTMTVTLRSSRELPSRPDGVLCVALPSVLTPLASPGPLGPPRPPGLCDDRLGLCPTSCFGVGSPQEEGLAWEEPAAPQDVFSGPARCPAPYTFSFEMLVTGPCLLAGLESPSHALRADAPPHASSAATICVTLAEGHRCDRSLEILLHPSEPHQPHLMLEAGSLSSAEYEAQVRARRDFQRLQRRDSDGDRQVWFLQRRFHKDILLNPVLVLSFCPDLSSTPRNLGAATRELLFLLDGSSVAHKDAIVLAVKSLPPQTLINLAMFGTSVQPLFPESRPCSDDTVRLICENLETLQAACGPPDVLAALNWAMGQPQHRAHPRQLFLLTAASPMATATHQTLELMRWHKGTARCFSFGLGPACHQLLQGLSALSRGQAYFPRPGERLQPMLVQALRKALEPALSDISVDWFVPDAVEALLTPREIPALYPGDQLLGYCSLFRVDGFRSRTPGGQEPGWQSLGGSVFPSPEEAPSATSPGTEPTGTSEPLGTGTVSAELCSPCAAGDSEQTGTDALTDPVTDPGPNPSSDTAIWRRIFQSSYIREQYVLTHCSASPEPGPGSIGSSESPGSQGPGSPEGTAPLRPPSQQGCRNLAWGEPAGSFSCPLPLPPLAPVKSGALSAEVLGRQRRAALAGWSLSSPLGQGNSVPGRPRHPSLGTAPDGPGPESGQQLGQAQDDSGNLLSPAPMDWDMLMEPPFLFTALPPNGESAPPAVALPPQAPRCHVVIRALCGEQPMCWEVGVGLETLWGPSDDGSLPPSPPQRESAWDQALHRLTAASVVRDNEQLALRGGAEAMADQGHARRSWLRALQTSKVSSAPSCFTCPVAVDATTREVLPSALQVRSSELAEPQSTSASLGQLDATPLPTAVHAKGLQGGSVVGGWNPDQNGDSKSATRSPHRLPSQPPSRLNLGGGRARGSDSHRLCSPGQGQAGDSNSEGSNHDYLPLVRTREVEGGAKARAPSQLTSPPTSSLLRCGCRRHQAPSAWTHPSVQRYTSHRSACAALHPLPCTAPASAPPQPPLPGHFWDLVLARATVPRPPAAHLPAQALRVQARQTVDGAQTLRPQKAQKGWEVQTCGVGRGPLLWHWHGWSIAVPPPLASGNWQQLKLTVGCGPSTYLMALTWLPSKPQPGVSSCYSATGIRTCSYTCCATALQMCEGCPLLWLALPNTLKSLPPGPSSRYWEGQAGVRLTPTASHPLPRTPCPHRKCLPVLSPTPPIPCLFPSELCSVVEGERATVPKSYAIKCLLRLPK; this is encoded by the exons ATGCCCGGCCTGTACTGCCCCTCCAGCTGGACGCCGCTGCCCCTCACCGACTCCTGGGTCCGGGCCTGCGCCAACGGCCCCTGCCTCAGCCTGCGGGCCCGGCTCACCTACCACAACCCGCAGCCGCAGCCGGTGGACG GCGTGTTTGTGTACCCGTTGGCTGAGGCCGAAGTGGTCTCGGGCTTCGAGGCGGAGGCGGCGGGACGGCGCGTCTCGTTTCAGCTGCAGAGCCGGCGACGTTTGCAGGCCGCTTGCTGCCGCGCGCTGGGCCCCGCGTTGGGGGCCTCCACGCCCCGCCGCTGCGCGCAGG GTCATCTTGTGTTGGATCTGGCCCAGGCCCGGTCCACACTGGTGCTGCCCACAGGCCTCATCAACGCGGCCGGCACCATGACAGTGACCCTGCGCAGCAGCCGGGAGTTGCCCTCAAGGCCTGATGGGGTGCTGTGTGTGGCTCTGCCCTCTGTGCTCACCCCACTGGCTTCACCAGGCCCACTGGGCCCCCCCAGGCCTCCGGGGCTCTGTGACGACAGGTTGGGCCTATG CCCTACCAGCTGCTTCGGGGTGGGCAGCCCTCAGGAGGAAGGGTTGGCCTGGGAGGAGCCAGCGGCCCCTCAGGATGTGTTCTCAGGCCCTGCCCGCTGCCCTGCCCCGTACACCTTCTCCTTCGAGATGCTGGTCACTGGGCCATGCCTGCTGGCAG gccTGGAgagcccctctcatgctcttcgGGCAGATGCCCCACCTCATGCCAGCTCTGCAGCCACCATCTGTGTCACATTAGCAGAGGGCCACCGCTGTGACCGGTCGTTGGAGATTCTCCTGCACCCCAGTG AGCCCCACCAGCCACACCTGATGCTAGAGGCCGGCAGCCTGAGCTCAGCAGAATATGAGGCCCAGGTGAGGGCCCGCCGGGACTTCCAGAGGCTACAGCGAAGAGACAGTGATGGGGACCGGCAG GTGTGGTTCCTGCAACGACGCTTCCACAAGGACATCCTGCTAAACCCCGTGCTGGTGCTGAGCTTCTGCCCAGACCTGAGCTCTACGCCTAGAAACCTGGGAGCGGCTACACGGGAGCTTCTCTTTCTGCTGGATGGCAGCAGTGTAGCGCACAAG gATGCCATTGTTTTGGCTGTGAAGTCACTACCACCACAGACGCTCATCAACCTGGCCATGTTTGGCACATCGGTGCAGCCCCTCTTCCCAGAGAGCCGGCCCTGCAGTGAT gaCACCGTGAGGCTGATATGTGAGAACCTTGAGACCCTGCAGGCTGCGTGTGGTCCTCCAGATGTGCTGGCTGCACTGAACTGGGCCATGGGGCagccccagcacagggcccacccTCGGCAGCTGTTCCTCCTGACTGCTGCCTCGCCCATGGCCACTGCTACCCATCAAACCCTGGAGCTCATGAGGTGGCACAAGGGGACAGCCAG GTGCTTCTCCTTTGGGTTGGGGCCTGCCTGCCACCAGCTGCTCCAGGGTCTGTCTGCCCTCAGCAGGGGCCAGGCCTACTTCCCAAGGCCTGGGGAGAGGCTGCAGCCCATG CTGGTGCAGGCTCTGCGGAaggcactggagcctgctttgagcgACATCTCTGTGGACTGGTTTGTGCCTGATGCGGTGGAGGCACTGCTGACCCCCCGGGAGATCCCAGCACTCTACCCTGGGGACCAGCTGCTCGGTTACTGCTCACTCTTCAGGGTGGATGGCTTCCGGTCCCGCACCCCAGGG GGCCAAGAACCTGGCTGGCAGAGCTTGGGAGGCTCCGTGTTCCCATCCCCAGAGGAGGCACCATCTGCCACCAGTCCTGGCACTGAGCCCACTGGCACCTCAGAGCCATTGGGAACGGGCACTGTGTCAGCGGAGCTGTGCAGCCCATGCGCTGCTGGGGACTCAGAGCAGA CAGGTACTGATGCTCTGACAGACCCAGTCACAGACCCTGGACCCAATCCCTCCTCTGACACAGCCATATGGCGCCGCATCTTCCAGTCATCGTACATCCGGGAGCAGTATGTGCTCACTCACTgctctgccagcccagagccaggtCCAGGCTCCATAGGCAGCAGCGAGTCCCCTGGCTCCCAGGGCCCTGGCTCCCCTGAGGGCACTGCTCCCCTGCGTCCCCCTTCTCAGCAGGGCTGCCGCAACCTGGCCTGGGGAGAACCTGCAGGCTCCTTCTCCTGTCCCCTGCCTCTACCCCCACTGGCTCCAGTCAAG TCTGGGGCCTTGAGTGCTGAGGTGCTGGGTCGTCAACGCAGAGCAGCTCTGGCTGGCTGGAGCCTCTCATCCCCCCTAGGCCAGGGGAACTCAGTCCCTGGCCGTCCCCGGCACCCCTCTCTGGGCACAGCGCCAGATGGGCCAGGCCCTGAGTCCGGGCAGCAGCTGGGACAGGCCCAGGATGACTCAG gAAATCTGCTCTCCCCGGCCCCCATGGACTGGGACATGTTGATGGAACCCCCCTTCTTATTCACAGCTCTGCCCCCCAATGGGGAGTCAGCCCCTCCAGCAGTGGCACTGCCTccccaggctccacgctgccatgTGGTGATCCGGGCCCTGTGTGGGGAGCAGCCTATGTGCTGGGAGGTGGGTGTTGGGCTAGAGACATTATGGGGACCTAGTGATGACGGCTCACTGCCCCCGTCACCCCCTCAAAGAGAAAGTGCTTGGGACCAGGCACTCCATCGGCTGACAGCAGCCTCCGTGGTCCGGGACAATGAGCAGCTGGCTCTCCGTGGAGGGGCTGAGGCCATGGCTGATCAAG GCCATGCCCGGAGGTCCTGGCTCCGAGCCCTTCAGACGAGCAAGGtcagctctgccccttcctgcttcaCCTGCCCTGTAGCTGTGGATGCTACCACCAGGGAGGTCCTACCCTCAGCCCTGCAGGTGCGGAGCTCAG AGCTAGCTGAGCCCCAGAGCACTTCTGCCTCTCTGGGCCAACTAGATGCAACTCCTCTGCCTACAGCTGTCCACGCTAAAG GGCTTCAGGGAGGCTCTGTGGTAGGTGGCTGGAACCCAGACCAAAATGGTGACTCCAAGTCAGCCACCAGAAGTCCTCATCGcctgccctcccagcctccctcaaGGCTCAACCTGGGCGGTGGGAGGGCCAGAGGCTCTGACAGCCACAGACTCTGCAGCCCTGGCCAGGGCCAGGCTGGTGACAGCAACAGTGAAGGCAGCAACCATGACTACTTGCCGTTGGTGAGGACTCGGGAGGTGGAGGGTGGTGCTAAGGCCAGGGCACCGTCTCAGCTcacttctccccccacctcctctctcctcagGTGCGGCTGCAGGAGGCACCAGGCTCCTTCCGCCTGGACGCACCCTTCTGTGCAGCGGTACACATCCCACAGGAGCGCCTGTGCCGCGCTTCACCCTTTGCCGTGCACCGCGCCAGCCTCAGCCCCACCTCAGCCTCCTCTCCCTGGGCACTTCTGGGACCTGGTGTTGGCCAGGGCGACAGTGCCACGGCCTCCTGCAGCCCATctcccagctcaggctctgagGGTCCAGGCCAGGCAGACAGTGGACGGGGCTCAGACACTGAGGCCTCAGAAGGCACAGAAGGGCTGGGAGGTACAGACCTGCGGGGTCGGACGTGGGCCACTGCTGTGGCACTGGCATGGCTGGAGCATTGCTGTGCCGCCGCCTTTGGCGAGTGGGAACTGGCAGCAGCTAAAGCTGACTGTTGGCTGCGGGCCCAGCACCTACCTGATGGCCTTGACCTGGCTGCCCTCAAAGCCGCAGCCCGGGGTCTCTTCCTGCTACTCCGCCACTGGGATCAGAACCTGCAGCTACACCTGCTGTGCTACAGCCCTGCAAATGTGTGAGGGCTGCCCACTGCTCTGGCTGGCGCTGCCCAACACACTCAAGTCACTGCCACCAGGGCCGTCTTCGCGGTACTGGGAGGGGCAGGCTGGTGTACGCCTGACCCCTACTGCTTCTCATCCCCTTCCCAGAACTCCCTGCCCTCACAGAAAGtgcctgcctgtgctctctcccactcctccCATTCCATGCCTCTTCCCCTCCGAGCTCTGCAGTGTAGTGGAAGGGGAGAGAGCCACAGTCCCCAAATCCTATGCAATAAAGTGCCTCTTAAGACTGCCCAAATGA
- the VWA5B2 gene encoding von Willebrand factor A domain-containing protein 5B2 isoform X9 — protein sequence MGCCVWLCPLCSPHWLHQAHWAPPGLRGSVTTGLESPSHALRADAPPHASSAATICVTLAEGHRCDRSLEILLHPSEPHQPHLMLEAGSLSSAEYEAQVRARRDFQRLQRRDSDGDRQVWFLQRRFHKDILLNPVLVLSFCPDLSSTPRNLGAATRELLFLLDGSSVAHKDAIVLAVKSLPPQTLINLAMFGTSVQPLFPESRPCSDDTVRLICENLETLQAACGPPDVLAALNWAMGQPQHRAHPRQLFLLTAASPMATATHQTLELMRWHKGTARCFSFGLGPACHQLLQGLSALSRGQAYFPRPGERLQPMLVQALRKALEPALSDISVDWFVPDAVEALLTPREIPALYPGDQLLGYCSLFRVDGFRSRTPGGQEPGWQSLGGSVFPSPEEAPSATSPGTEPTGTSEPLGTGTVSAELCSPCAAGDSEQTGTDALTDPVTDPGPNPSSDTAIWRRIFQSSYIREQYVLTHCSASPEPGPGSIGSSESPGSQGPGSPEGTAPLRPPSQQGCRNLAWGEPAGSFSCPLPLPPLAPVKSGALSAEVLGRQRRAALAGWSLSSPLGQGNSVPGRPRHPSLGTAPDGPGPESGQQLGQAQDDSGNLLSPAPMDWDMLMEPPFLFTALPPNGESAPPAVALPPQAPRCHVVIRALCGEQPMCWEVGVGLETLWGPSDDGSLPPSPPQRESAWDQALHRLTAASVVRDNEQLALRGGAEAMADQGHARRSWLRALQTSKVSSAPSCFTCPVAVDATTREVLPSALQVRSSELAEPQSTSASLGQLDATPLPTAVHAKGLQGGSVVGGWNPDQNGDSKSATRSPHRLPSQPPSRLNLGGGRARGSDSHRLCSPGQGQAGDSNSEGSNHDYLPLVRTREVEGGAKARAPSQLTSPPTSSLLRCGCRRHQAPSAWTHPSVQRYTSHRSACAALHPLPCTAPASAPPQPPLPGHFWDLVLARATVPRPPAAHLPAQALRVQARQTVDGAQTLRPQKAQKGWEVQTCGVGRGPLLWHWHGWSIAVPPPLASGNWQQLKLTVGCGPSTYLMALTWLPSKPQPGVSSCYSATGIRTCSYTCCATALQMCEGCPLLWLALPNTLKSLPPGPSSRYWEGQAGVRLTPTASHPLPRTPCPHRKCLPVLSPTPPIPCLFPSELCSVVEGERATVPKSYAIKCLLRLPK from the exons ATGGGGTGCTGTGTGTGGCTCTGCCCTCTGTGCTCACCCCACTGGCTTCACCAGGCCCACTGGGCCCCCCCAGGCCTCCGGGGCTCTGTGACGACAG gccTGGAgagcccctctcatgctcttcgGGCAGATGCCCCACCTCATGCCAGCTCTGCAGCCACCATCTGTGTCACATTAGCAGAGGGCCACCGCTGTGACCGGTCGTTGGAGATTCTCCTGCACCCCAGTG AGCCCCACCAGCCACACCTGATGCTAGAGGCCGGCAGCCTGAGCTCAGCAGAATATGAGGCCCAGGTGAGGGCCCGCCGGGACTTCCAGAGGCTACAGCGAAGAGACAGTGATGGGGACCGGCAG GTGTGGTTCCTGCAACGACGCTTCCACAAGGACATCCTGCTAAACCCCGTGCTGGTGCTGAGCTTCTGCCCAGACCTGAGCTCTACGCCTAGAAACCTGGGAGCGGCTACACGGGAGCTTCTCTTTCTGCTGGATGGCAGCAGTGTAGCGCACAAG gATGCCATTGTTTTGGCTGTGAAGTCACTACCACCACAGACGCTCATCAACCTGGCCATGTTTGGCACATCGGTGCAGCCCCTCTTCCCAGAGAGCCGGCCCTGCAGTGAT gaCACCGTGAGGCTGATATGTGAGAACCTTGAGACCCTGCAGGCTGCGTGTGGTCCTCCAGATGTGCTGGCTGCACTGAACTGGGCCATGGGGCagccccagcacagggcccacccTCGGCAGCTGTTCCTCCTGACTGCTGCCTCGCCCATGGCCACTGCTACCCATCAAACCCTGGAGCTCATGAGGTGGCACAAGGGGACAGCCAG GTGCTTCTCCTTTGGGTTGGGGCCTGCCTGCCACCAGCTGCTCCAGGGTCTGTCTGCCCTCAGCAGGGGCCAGGCCTACTTCCCAAGGCCTGGGGAGAGGCTGCAGCCCATG CTGGTGCAGGCTCTGCGGAaggcactggagcctgctttgagcgACATCTCTGTGGACTGGTTTGTGCCTGATGCGGTGGAGGCACTGCTGACCCCCCGGGAGATCCCAGCACTCTACCCTGGGGACCAGCTGCTCGGTTACTGCTCACTCTTCAGGGTGGATGGCTTCCGGTCCCGCACCCCAGGG GGCCAAGAACCTGGCTGGCAGAGCTTGGGAGGCTCCGTGTTCCCATCCCCAGAGGAGGCACCATCTGCCACCAGTCCTGGCACTGAGCCCACTGGCACCTCAGAGCCATTGGGAACGGGCACTGTGTCAGCGGAGCTGTGCAGCCCATGCGCTGCTGGGGACTCAGAGCAGA CAGGTACTGATGCTCTGACAGACCCAGTCACAGACCCTGGACCCAATCCCTCCTCTGACACAGCCATATGGCGCCGCATCTTCCAGTCATCGTACATCCGGGAGCAGTATGTGCTCACTCACTgctctgccagcccagagccaggtCCAGGCTCCATAGGCAGCAGCGAGTCCCCTGGCTCCCAGGGCCCTGGCTCCCCTGAGGGCACTGCTCCCCTGCGTCCCCCTTCTCAGCAGGGCTGCCGCAACCTGGCCTGGGGAGAACCTGCAGGCTCCTTCTCCTGTCCCCTGCCTCTACCCCCACTGGCTCCAGTCAAG TCTGGGGCCTTGAGTGCTGAGGTGCTGGGTCGTCAACGCAGAGCAGCTCTGGCTGGCTGGAGCCTCTCATCCCCCCTAGGCCAGGGGAACTCAGTCCCTGGCCGTCCCCGGCACCCCTCTCTGGGCACAGCGCCAGATGGGCCAGGCCCTGAGTCCGGGCAGCAGCTGGGACAGGCCCAGGATGACTCAG gAAATCTGCTCTCCCCGGCCCCCATGGACTGGGACATGTTGATGGAACCCCCCTTCTTATTCACAGCTCTGCCCCCCAATGGGGAGTCAGCCCCTCCAGCAGTGGCACTGCCTccccaggctccacgctgccatgTGGTGATCCGGGCCCTGTGTGGGGAGCAGCCTATGTGCTGGGAGGTGGGTGTTGGGCTAGAGACATTATGGGGACCTAGTGATGACGGCTCACTGCCCCCGTCACCCCCTCAAAGAGAAAGTGCTTGGGACCAGGCACTCCATCGGCTGACAGCAGCCTCCGTGGTCCGGGACAATGAGCAGCTGGCTCTCCGTGGAGGGGCTGAGGCCATGGCTGATCAAG GCCATGCCCGGAGGTCCTGGCTCCGAGCCCTTCAGACGAGCAAGGtcagctctgccccttcctgcttcaCCTGCCCTGTAGCTGTGGATGCTACCACCAGGGAGGTCCTACCCTCAGCCCTGCAGGTGCGGAGCTCAG AGCTAGCTGAGCCCCAGAGCACTTCTGCCTCTCTGGGCCAACTAGATGCAACTCCTCTGCCTACAGCTGTCCACGCTAAAG GGCTTCAGGGAGGCTCTGTGGTAGGTGGCTGGAACCCAGACCAAAATGGTGACTCCAAGTCAGCCACCAGAAGTCCTCATCGcctgccctcccagcctccctcaaGGCTCAACCTGGGCGGTGGGAGGGCCAGAGGCTCTGACAGCCACAGACTCTGCAGCCCTGGCCAGGGCCAGGCTGGTGACAGCAACAGTGAAGGCAGCAACCATGACTACTTGCCGTTGGTGAGGACTCGGGAGGTGGAGGGTGGTGCTAAGGCCAGGGCACCGTCTCAGCTcacttctccccccacctcctctctcctcagGTGCGGCTGCAGGAGGCACCAGGCTCCTTCCGCCTGGACGCACCCTTCTGTGCAGCGGTACACATCCCACAGGAGCGCCTGTGCCGCGCTTCACCCTTTGCCGTGCACCGCGCCAGCCTCAGCCCCACCTCAGCCTCCTCTCCCTGGGCACTTCTGGGACCTGGTGTTGGCCAGGGCGACAGTGCCACGGCCTCCTGCAGCCCATctcccagctcaggctctgagGGTCCAGGCCAGGCAGACAGTGGACGGGGCTCAGACACTGAGGCCTCAGAAGGCACAGAAGGGCTGGGAGGTACAGACCTGCGGGGTCGGACGTGGGCCACTGCTGTGGCACTGGCATGGCTGGAGCATTGCTGTGCCGCCGCCTTTGGCGAGTGGGAACTGGCAGCAGCTAAAGCTGACTGTTGGCTGCGGGCCCAGCACCTACCTGATGGCCTTGACCTGGCTGCCCTCAAAGCCGCAGCCCGGGGTCTCTTCCTGCTACTCCGCCACTGGGATCAGAACCTGCAGCTACACCTGCTGTGCTACAGCCCTGCAAATGTGTGAGGGCTGCCCACTGCTCTGGCTGGCGCTGCCCAACACACTCAAGTCACTGCCACCAGGGCCGTCTTCGCGGTACTGGGAGGGGCAGGCTGGTGTACGCCTGACCCCTACTGCTTCTCATCCCCTTCCCAGAACTCCCTGCCCTCACAGAAAGtgcctgcctgtgctctctcccactcctccCATTCCATGCCTCTTCCCCTCCGAGCTCTGCAGTGTAGTGGAAGGGGAGAGAGCCACAGTCCCCAAATCCTATGCAATAAAGTGCCTCTTAAGACTGCCCAAATGA